In Streptomyces hawaiiensis, one genomic interval encodes:
- a CDS encoding GntP family permease, translating into MSPSLAASAPAETPPHTGGLLLLVDGTAGLLLTAALGIVLLLFLIIKTRLQPFVALLAVSIAVGLAAGLSVTELFGTVQKSDAVSTIESGMGGILGHVAIIIGLGTMLGAILEVSGGAEVLAKRLLGLFGEQRAPLAMGLTGLIFGIPVFFDVGIFVLAPIVYAAAKRSGKSILLYCLPLLAGLSVTHAFLPPHPGPVAAAGLLNVDLGWVILMGIVCGLPAVVAAWGYSAWVGRRIFVPVPQDMVEAAQEAKQAVVDEQRAAGVPPSEQPVSLGTVLGIIGTPLVLILAATFSSIALDPSTLRSVIEFFGNPFVALTIALFLGYYLLGIRRGWSRKSLETVSTASLKPVGNILLVVGAGGVFGAVLKASGVAQALSDTFHDVGLPVLVLSYLISVVLRVAQGSATVAIVTTAGIVAPLLSEGDHSQAFVALVIMAISAGSIFASHVNDGGFWMVAKYFGISERDTLKTWTVLESVLSVAGFVVAAVLSLFV; encoded by the coding sequence ATGTCCCCTTCGCTCGCCGCGTCCGCCCCTGCCGAGACCCCACCCCACACCGGAGGACTGCTCCTCCTCGTCGACGGTACGGCCGGACTCCTGCTCACCGCCGCGCTCGGCATCGTGCTGCTGCTCTTTCTCATCATCAAGACGAGACTCCAGCCGTTCGTCGCCCTGCTCGCGGTCTCCATAGCCGTCGGCCTCGCCGCCGGGCTGTCGGTCACCGAACTCTTCGGCACGGTCCAGAAGTCGGACGCCGTCTCCACCATCGAATCCGGCATGGGCGGCATTCTCGGCCATGTCGCGATCATCATCGGCCTGGGCACCATGCTCGGCGCGATCCTCGAAGTCAGCGGCGGCGCCGAGGTGCTGGCGAAGCGTCTGCTCGGCCTGTTCGGCGAGCAGCGCGCGCCGCTCGCCATGGGCCTCACGGGCCTGATCTTCGGCATCCCGGTCTTCTTCGACGTCGGCATCTTCGTCCTGGCCCCGATCGTCTACGCCGCCGCCAAGCGCTCGGGCAAGTCGATCCTGCTCTACTGCCTGCCGCTGCTCGCCGGCCTGTCCGTCACGCACGCCTTCCTGCCCCCGCACCCCGGCCCGGTGGCCGCCGCCGGTCTGCTGAACGTCGACCTCGGCTGGGTCATCCTGATGGGCATCGTCTGCGGCCTGCCGGCCGTGGTGGCCGCGTGGGGCTACTCGGCGTGGGTCGGCCGCCGCATCTTCGTGCCCGTCCCGCAGGACATGGTCGAAGCGGCGCAGGAGGCCAAGCAGGCCGTCGTCGACGAGCAGCGGGCCGCCGGGGTCCCGCCCAGCGAGCAGCCGGTCTCCCTCGGCACGGTCCTCGGCATCATCGGCACCCCGCTGGTGCTCATCCTCGCCGCGACGTTCTCCTCGATCGCCCTCGACCCCTCCACGCTCCGCTCGGTGATCGAGTTCTTCGGCAACCCGTTCGTGGCGCTGACGATCGCCCTGTTCCTCGGGTACTACCTGCTGGGCATCCGCCGCGGCTGGTCCCGCAAGTCCCTGGAGACGGTGTCGACCGCGTCCCTCAAGCCGGTCGGCAACATCCTGCTGGTGGTCGGCGCGGGCGGCGTCTTCGGCGCCGTCCTCAAGGCCAGTGGCGTCGCCCAGGCCCTCTCGGACACGTTCCACGACGTGGGCCTGCCGGTGCTCGTCCTGTCCTACCTGATCTCCGTGGTCCTGCGCGTGGCCCAGGGCTCGGCGACGGTCGCCATCGTGACGACGGCCGGCATCGTCGCCCCCCTGCTCTCCGAGGGCGACCACTCCCAGGCCTTCGTCGCCCTGGTCATCATGGCCATCTCGGCGGGCTCGATCTTCGCCTCGCACGTCAACGACGGCGGCTTCTGGATGGTCGCCAAGTACTTCGGCATCAGTGAACGGGACACGCTCAAGACCTGGACGGTGCTGGAGAGCGTGCTCTCGGTGGCGGGGTTCGTGGTGGCGGCGGTGTTGAGCCTGTTCGTGTAG